A portion of the Ricinus communis isolate WT05 ecotype wild-type chromosome 10, ASM1957865v1, whole genome shotgun sequence genome contains these proteins:
- the LOC8285541 gene encoding alpha-crystallin domain-containing protein 22.3 has protein sequence MHGGNNQSDFQNSQQIPLAVPPLNSVPYIGPGPVNSAPYIGPPRPVNSAPYIGPPRSVNSAPDIGSPRPVVDGSSLPTEADAKPVEKVGPSMVYLDSNTTRKEWDNILVSAKSAVALTGSAAMGMVGPIIGLMDIGESDDAYLFRVSLPGVANNKKEFSCDIEPDGKIHIRGVTTTGEQIVCKNSQIFRMQTQNLCPPGHFSITFHLPGPVDHKQFRGHFGNDGMLEGIVKKII, from the exons ATGCATGGAGGAAATAATCAATCAGACTTCCAGAATTCCCAGCAGATTCCACTTGCCGTGCCTCCTCTCAATAGTGTGCCGTACATTGGTCCCGGACCTGTCAATAGTGCGCCGTACATTGGTCCACCTAGACCTGTCAATAGTGCACCGTATATTGGTCCACCTAGATCTGTCAATAGTGCACCGGACATTGGTTCACCTAGACCTGTTGTTGATGGTTCTTCTCTGCCAACTGAAGCTGATGCCAAACCAGTTGAAAAAGTCGGGCCTTCTATGGTATATCTCGATTCTAACACAACTCGAAAAGAATGGGACAATATATTGGTCTCTGCCAAAAGTGCAGTTGCATTGACTGGGAGTGCAGCTATGGGAATGGTGGGACCAATTATAGGATTAATGGACATTGGAGAAAGTGATGATGCCTACTTATTTCGTGTCTCCCTCCCTGGGGTAgcaaacaataaaa AGGAATTTAGTTGTGATATTGAACCTGACGGAAAGATACATATAAGGGGAGTAACAACCACTGGCGAGCAAATAGTGTGCAAGAACTCGCAAATATTTAGGATGCAAACTCAAAATTTATGCCCACCAGGCCATTTCTCCATCACATTTCATCTACCTGGTCCAGTTGATCACAAACAGTTTAGAGGCCATTTCGGGAACGATGGAATGCTTGAGGGAATtgtgaagaaaataatatga
- the LOC8285544 gene encoding uncharacterized protein LOC8285544: protein MPTTFHFKSQPFISKGLLGLNPIEKIIITYPQCISFSFSSKSPLFYSWPLVSLSHKTHIPKPVLCARKKRRGSGFQKLKKILPKLASIAASNLKILPEPFNLVIAEFSGGGGGGDGGGGSWFWRGFDGWRRKRKNINFWFLGFLIVCGLGKVLLGKDLKKDAFYGVLALGSSLTILIKGFRKAVKYLVLELCFVGALMGLRLKRQDMQQWVQKVRDCTPAFQLARGKRRRKGTRFL, encoded by the coding sequence ATGCCAACGACATTTCACTTCAAATCCCAaccttttatttcaaaaggtCTTCTTGGTTTAAACCCTATTGAGAAAATTATCATCACTTACCCTCAATGTATTAGTTTCTCTTTCTCGTCAAAATCTCCTCTCTTTTACTCTTGGCCTTTGGTTTCACTTTCACATAAAACCCATATCCCAAAACCAGTTCTCTGTGccagaaagaaaagaaggggATCTGggtttcaaaaattaaagaaaattttaccCAAATTAGCATCCATAGCAGCATCAAACCTCAAGATCTTACCAGAGCCATTTAATCTAGTTATAGCAGAATTTAGCGGTGGCGGCGGCGGCGGCGATGGAGGAGGAGGCTCATGGTTTTGGAGAGGGTTTGATGGgtggagaagaaaaagaaagaacataaaTTTTTGGTTTTTAGGGTTTCTGATAGTTTGTGGATTGGGAAAGGTTTTGTTAGGGAAAGATTTAAAGAAAGATGCTTTTTACGGTGTTTTGGCATTGGGTTCAAGTTTAACAATTTTGATTAAAGGGTTTAGAAAAGCAGTAAAATATTTGGTTTTGGAGCTTTGCTTTGTTGGTGCTTTAATGGGTTTGAGGTTGAAGAGACAGGATATGCaacaatgggttcaaaaggtTAGGGATTGCACTCCAGCTTTTCAGCTTGCGAGgggaaagagaagaagaaagggcACAAGATTTCTGTAA